A region from the uncultured Draconibacterium sp. genome encodes:
- a CDS encoding beta-phosphoglucomutase family hydrolase: protein MGKLAFDAVIFDMDGVITKTAITHAAAWKKMFDEYLQKHAYETGEPFKEFTQGDYLTYVDGKPRYKGVASFLESRNISIAFGDTSDEPGMETICGLGNRKNEAFNEVIARDGVEVYESTAQLLNDLQAAGIKLGVASSSKNCAPVLEAVDMLKIFGARVDGVVSAELGLHGKPEPDIFTTACEMLESVPAKAIVVEDAVSGVQAGAKGEFGLTLGIARENNEKELADNGADFVVTDLEELGGISGLNNLFLKNNK from the coding sequence ATGGGAAAATTAGCATTTGACGCAGTTATTTTTGATATGGATGGTGTAATTACAAAAACCGCCATAACCCATGCAGCAGCATGGAAAAAAATGTTTGACGAATACCTGCAAAAACATGCCTACGAAACCGGAGAACCGTTTAAAGAATTTACACAAGGCGATTACCTCACCTATGTTGATGGAAAGCCCCGCTATAAAGGTGTGGCCTCTTTTCTGGAATCGCGAAACATTAGCATTGCTTTTGGCGATACCAGCGACGAACCCGGCATGGAAACAATATGTGGTTTGGGCAACCGTAAAAACGAAGCATTTAACGAAGTAATAGCCCGCGACGGTGTTGAAGTTTACGAATCAACTGCCCAACTTTTAAACGACCTGCAGGCAGCCGGAATTAAATTGGGTGTTGCCTCGTCGAGTAAAAATTGTGCCCCTGTACTTGAAGCGGTTGACATGCTAAAAATATTCGGTGCCCGCGTTGATGGTGTTGTTTCGGCGGAATTGGGATTGCACGGAAAACCAGAACCAGATATTTTTACCACGGCATGCGAAATGCTGGAATCTGTTCCGGCAAAAGCCATTGTTGTTGAAGATGCCGTTTCGGGTGTTCAGGCCGGTGCTAAAGGGGAGTTTGGCTTAACGCTGGGAATTGCACGCGAAAACAATGAAAAGGAGCTTGCCGATAACGGTGCTGACTTTGTTGTTACCGACCTGGAAGAGCTTGGAGGAATTTCAGGTTTAAACAATTTGTTTTTAAAGAATAACAAGTAA
- the folK gene encoding 2-amino-4-hydroxy-6-hydroxymethyldihydropteridine diphosphokinase has protein sequence MNEVIVGIGSNINADENIAKMLEILKGEVKVLQVSAMIKTKPIGIENQSDFTNGAVKIVTPQDRESLNKLLKKIEDQLGRDRSVPKFGPRTIDLDILVWNGEIVDEDYYTRDFLRRSVDELDGLSKK, from the coding sequence ATGAATGAGGTAATCGTTGGCATTGGCTCTAACATTAATGCTGATGAGAATATTGCCAAAATGCTGGAAATCCTGAAAGGAGAAGTAAAGGTGCTTCAGGTTTCAGCCATGATCAAAACCAAACCAATTGGCATTGAAAATCAGTCAGACTTTACAAATGGAGCGGTAAAAATCGTTACGCCACAGGACAGAGAATCGTTGAATAAACTTCTCAAAAAGATTGAAGACCAGCTGGGGCGCGACCGTTCGGTGCCTAAATTTGGCCCACGAACCATCGATCTGGATATTTTGGTATGGAACGGGGAAATCGTAGATGAGGACTATTATACTCGCGATTTTTTACGAAGAAGTGTAGATGAGTTGGATGGTTTATCCAAAAAATAA
- a CDS encoding SDR family NAD(P)-dependent oxidoreductase: MKQTALITGASKRIGRSLTEHLAEKGWNVVVHYNSSAKGADELVKELSDKYPNQQFSAVQANLAHPDEVVGLIPQLAANNIIVDLLVNNASVFDRGYLKSTSLELFNLQMDVNLKAPFFLIRDFSNYFKTGNIINFVDTRVTVNASNFAAYSISKKGLWELTKMAALELAPDIRVNAIAPGVTLPPEDEDENYLEKLAQGIPMKKPGGVDPILKSLDYILGNNHLTGQLLFADGGENLGKNL; this comes from the coding sequence ATGAAACAAACAGCTTTAATAACCGGAGCATCAAAACGCATTGGCCGATCGTTAACAGAACATCTTGCAGAAAAGGGATGGAATGTTGTGGTGCATTACAATTCTTCGGCAAAAGGTGCAGATGAGTTGGTAAAAGAACTTTCGGATAAATATCCCAATCAGCAGTTTAGCGCTGTGCAAGCCAACCTGGCTCATCCCGATGAAGTGGTAGGCTTAATTCCGCAACTTGCAGCCAACAATATAATTGTTGATTTGCTGGTAAACAATGCTTCAGTATTTGATCGAGGTTACCTGAAAAGTACTTCACTCGAGCTATTTAACTTACAAATGGATGTTAACCTTAAAGCGCCGTTTTTTCTAATCCGCGATTTTTCCAATTATTTTAAAACGGGAAACATCATAAATTTTGTGGATACACGGGTAACAGTGAATGCTTCTAATTTTGCGGCTTACTCCATTTCAAAAAAGGGCCTTTGGGAATTAACAAAAATGGCAGCGCTTGAATTAGCACCCGACATTCGGGTTAATGCCATTGCTCCGGGTGTGACCCTGCCTCCGGAAGATGAAGATGAAAATTACCTGGAAAAGCTGGCGCAAGGCATACCCATGAAAAAACCGGGGGGTGTAGACCCCATCCTGAAGAGTTTGGATTATATTTTGGGAAACAATCACCTCACCGGGCAATTACTGTTTGCCGACGGTGGCGAAAACCTTGGAAAAAACCTTTAA
- a CDS encoding LamG-like jellyroll fold domain-containing protein codes for MKLKLFFLLFILSLIVPESKGNEFAENTFLIARLSPSEYRSNRVWNFMNANNWTGIELDLSTDSATRTIFLKNSNIPFEEVLIKVSAQLKNNESKITPLFINYSGNVNLLDSIINSSDLKNQIFYLPQGERWPSVEYLVQANRRAIFFIEGKLQDESRILHHTNNYALEISASQITPNSVILNIESNINKELFNIRNFDRLPTGVTTRQLNSNLVPEYINFLLESWTKYGKKPNFLFVGRNIYNFGFIIEHLNSFVAVKGQVRTAGKNLERVYWKNAETLITGGKFSFPIRGGEEMILTPFVPGFSLTPSQLIITAEMVMPENYSIMAHPLKLSQGLMASFDFENNLADRVNSERSFTGNGYSFSQDIDRGTVLRLPENANVNLGDPALYKLPNSSFTVSCFVKFTDILEYGDNAILGNDERGYRRGLHLVLRSGHPYFGLWANDYMSEELLESNLWYHLTWRYILETGQQAIFVNGQYVGGSDGHPPYSGTNDIHIGKALSGGASLRGYIDNLYIWNRPLGNEEINRLALDEEIVYSSAEQSTGFLESKNIVLILGLIALFFLILIFILLRIVHVRKQSVLVSKPEMPTKNQIQLFGEFKAINSKNEDISELFTPKVRELFIYTLIQNVKSSAGAPVADVDETLWYGIEAKKVANNRAVTLNKLRKLLAQFDEIEIISNNGYLQLQIKGNFFCDYVEAFKLCNIPEGMTRGQLQLFFHLVKKGRLLKRANWPWLDEIRGFTGNQVIDNLLKLAIIYKKENKLKELEKVAQRIIDYDDLNEEAIYLQIWALQKANNPHLARFNFDSFCTKYEKSMGEAYSMDFKAFTHYFSDQL; via the coding sequence ATGAAATTGAAACTCTTTTTCTTACTATTTATCCTGAGCCTGATTGTACCCGAAAGCAAGGGAAACGAATTTGCAGAGAATACTTTTCTTATCGCCCGGCTAAGTCCTTCTGAATATCGGAGTAACCGGGTATGGAATTTTATGAATGCCAATAACTGGACAGGTATTGAACTGGACCTTAGCACCGATAGTGCTACCCGTACAATTTTCTTAAAAAACAGCAATATCCCATTTGAGGAAGTACTGATAAAAGTAAGTGCCCAGCTTAAAAACAATGAATCAAAAATTACGCCGCTGTTTATCAACTACAGCGGAAATGTGAACCTGCTCGACTCTATCATTAATTCGTCGGACCTGAAAAATCAGATTTTTTACCTGCCCCAGGGCGAACGGTGGCCATCGGTTGAGTACCTCGTACAAGCCAACCGACGTGCCATTTTTTTTATTGAGGGCAAACTGCAGGACGAAAGCAGAATTCTACACCATACCAACAATTATGCGCTGGAAATCAGTGCCAGCCAAATCACTCCCAACTCAGTAATTTTAAACATTGAGTCCAACATTAACAAAGAACTTTTTAACATCCGAAATTTCGATCGCTTACCAACCGGTGTTACAACGCGGCAATTAAACAGCAACCTGGTTCCCGAATACATTAATTTTTTGTTGGAAAGCTGGACAAAATATGGCAAAAAACCAAACTTCCTTTTTGTAGGACGTAACATCTATAATTTTGGTTTTATAATTGAGCACCTGAATTCGTTTGTAGCAGTAAAGGGGCAGGTTAGAACTGCCGGCAAAAACCTTGAACGTGTTTACTGGAAAAATGCAGAAACGCTTATAACAGGGGGCAAATTCAGCTTTCCCATTCGTGGAGGCGAAGAAATGATTTTAACTCCCTTTGTTCCGGGATTCAGCCTCACACCTTCTCAACTTATCATTACTGCAGAAATGGTAATGCCCGAAAACTACTCAATTATGGCACATCCGCTAAAATTAAGCCAGGGATTAATGGCCAGCTTTGATTTTGAGAATAATTTAGCAGATCGGGTAAATTCAGAACGATCGTTTACTGGAAATGGGTACTCTTTTAGCCAGGATATCGATAGGGGCACAGTGCTTCGTTTACCTGAAAATGCCAATGTAAACCTAGGCGATCCGGCTTTGTATAAATTACCAAACAGCAGTTTTACGGTAAGCTGTTTTGTGAAATTTACCGATATTCTTGAATATGGCGATAATGCCATTCTTGGCAACGATGAACGTGGTTACCGGCGAGGCTTGCACCTGGTTTTACGTTCCGGTCATCCTTACTTTGGACTTTGGGCCAACGATTACATGTCGGAAGAATTACTGGAAAGCAACCTTTGGTACCATTTAACCTGGCGCTATATTTTGGAAACAGGCCAACAGGCGATATTTGTTAACGGACAATATGTAGGTGGTTCAGATGGTCATCCGCCCTACTCAGGAACCAACGATATACACATCGGGAAAGCCCTTTCTGGAGGTGCCAGTTTGCGGGGTTATATCGATAACCTTTATATTTGGAACCGCCCTTTGGGTAATGAAGAAATAAACCGGCTGGCACTTGACGAAGAAATTGTTTACTCCAGCGCTGAACAATCAACAGGTTTTTTGGAGTCAAAAAACATTGTTCTGATATTAGGACTTATCGCCTTATTTTTCCTGATTCTTATTTTCATTTTACTTCGGATTGTGCACGTAAGAAAACAATCAGTACTGGTTAGCAAGCCTGAGATGCCCACTAAAAACCAAATTCAATTGTTTGGCGAATTTAAAGCCATTAACAGCAAAAACGAGGATATTTCAGAGCTCTTTACACCTAAAGTTCGCGAATTGTTTATTTATACCCTGATTCAAAACGTAAAAAGTAGCGCTGGTGCCCCTGTTGCCGATGTTGACGAAACCCTTTGGTATGGAATTGAAGCGAAAAAAGTAGCTAATAACCGGGCAGTTACACTAAATAAACTACGAAAACTACTGGCTCAGTTCGATGAAATTGAAATTATTTCGAATAACGGTTATTTGCAACTCCAAATCAAAGGGAACTTTTTTTGTGATTATGTTGAAGCCTTTAAACTTTGTAATATCCCGGAAGGAATGACAAGAGGACAGCTACAACTGTTTTTCCACCTGGTAAAAAAAGGCCGCTTACTTAAAAGAGCCAATTGGCCATGGTTGGATGAAATAAGAGGCTTTACCGGCAACCAGGTTATCGACAACCTGCTAAAACTGGCTATTATTTACAAAAAGGAAAACAAGCTTAAAGAGCTTGAAAAAGTTGCACAGCGTATTATCGATTACGATGATTTAAACGAAGAGGCCATTTACCTGCAAATATGGGCTTTACAAAAAGCCAATAATCCGCACCTGGCTCGCTTTAACTTCGATTCGTTTTGTACCAAATACGAGAAAAGTATGGGCGAGGCCTATTCAATGGATTTTAAAGCTTTCACCCACTACTTTTCTGATCAGCTTTAA
- a CDS encoding tryptophanase produces MELPFAESYKIKMVERIYRSTRKQREDWIKQASYNLFNLKSEQVYIDLLTDSGTGAMSQNQWAAIMTGDESYAGSSSYYHLKDAIRTILGFEYFLPTHQGRAAENVLFSVLVKEGNVVPGNSHFDTTKGHIEYRKASAIDCTIDEAFDTDSLHPFKGNIDLEKLEAVYSAHPVGQIPMVIVTLTCNTSGGQPVSMQNLRDVYALSQEYGVKVVFDSARFAENAWFIQQREDEYRNKTIKEIVAEMFSYADAMTMSSKKDGIVNIGGFIAVKEEALYKQASVFNIMFEGFNTYGGMAGRDMNALAVGLDEVTTDDYLENRIQQVAYLGNQLIASGIPVQKPIGGHAVFVDAKKFLGHVPKEEYVAQTLAIELYLESGVRGVEVGTLLADRDPLTRENRYPKLEMLRLAIPRRTYTNNHMDVVAVALKNIFDRRELINHGYRIKKEAPIMRHFSVELEHADDTNQD; encoded by the coding sequence ATGGAATTACCATTTGCAGAATCGTATAAAATAAAAATGGTAGAACGTATCTACCGAAGTACCCGTAAACAACGTGAAGACTGGATAAAACAAGCCAGTTATAATCTTTTTAATTTGAAGAGCGAACAGGTTTATATCGACCTGTTAACTGATAGTGGAACTGGCGCAATGAGCCAAAACCAGTGGGCAGCCATTATGACCGGCGATGAAAGCTACGCCGGATCTTCATCGTATTATCATTTAAAAGATGCCATCAGAACTATTTTAGGATTTGAATATTTTTTGCCAACTCACCAGGGCAGGGCAGCCGAGAACGTGCTCTTCTCGGTGCTGGTAAAAGAAGGCAATGTAGTGCCCGGTAACAGTCATTTCGACACAACAAAAGGGCATATCGAATACCGGAAAGCTTCGGCTATTGATTGCACCATTGATGAGGCTTTCGACACCGACTCATTGCATCCTTTTAAAGGAAATATTGACCTTGAAAAACTGGAAGCAGTTTATTCCGCACATCCGGTGGGGCAAATACCCATGGTAATTGTTACCCTTACCTGCAATACTTCTGGTGGGCAGCCGGTATCTATGCAAAACCTGCGCGATGTGTATGCCTTGTCGCAAGAATATGGCGTTAAAGTCGTTTTCGATTCCGCCCGTTTTGCTGAAAATGCCTGGTTTATTCAACAACGCGAAGATGAATACCGCAACAAAACCATCAAGGAAATTGTGGCTGAAATGTTCTCTTATGCCGATGCAATGACCATGAGCAGTAAAAAAGATGGAATTGTAAATATTGGCGGATTTATTGCGGTAAAAGAGGAAGCTTTGTATAAACAGGCGTCGGTTTTTAATATCATGTTTGAAGGATTTAATACTTATGGAGGTATGGCCGGACGGGATATGAATGCCCTCGCGGTTGGATTGGATGAGGTGACAACCGATGATTATCTGGAGAACCGCATACAGCAGGTGGCATACCTGGGTAATCAGTTAATTGCATCCGGTATTCCTGTTCAGAAACCTATTGGTGGGCACGCTGTTTTTGTTGATGCTAAAAAATTTTTAGGCCACGTGCCAAAAGAAGAATATGTAGCACAAACACTCGCAATTGAGTTGTACCTTGAGTCGGGGGTAAGGGGTGTTGAAGTGGGTACTTTGCTGGCCGACCGTGATCCGCTTACACGCGAAAACCGTTACCCGAAACTTGAAATGTTGCGTTTGGCTATTCCCCGCAGAACCTATACCAATAACCACATGGATGTAGTGGCGGTGGCACTAAAAAATATTTTCGATCGTCGGGAGCTCATTAATCATGGCTATAGAATTAAAAAGGAAGCACCAATTATGCGCCATTTTTCAGTTGAACTGGAACATGCCGATGATACGAATCAAGATTAA
- a CDS encoding riboflavin synthase — MFSGIVEEFGTVVAIEKEQENVHFTLTCSFADELKVDQSLSHNGVCLTVVWVDKAEKKYKVTAIKETLLKSNLGLLEVGSKVNLERSMMMNGRLDGHIVQGHVDQTATCVKVEEADGSWYYTFEYEFDIEKARQGYMTVEKGSVTVNGVSLTVVNSKDNSFQVAIIPFTQEVTNFHTFKVGTVINLEFDIIGKYLSKLNSYSK; from the coding sequence ATGTTTTCAGGAATAGTTGAAGAATTCGGAACAGTTGTAGCCATTGAAAAAGAGCAGGAAAATGTACATTTTACCTTAACCTGTTCGTTTGCCGATGAGCTGAAAGTTGATCAGAGTTTATCGCACAATGGCGTGTGTTTAACCGTTGTTTGGGTAGATAAAGCTGAAAAGAAATACAAAGTTACAGCCATTAAGGAAACCTTGCTAAAATCGAATTTGGGTTTGTTGGAAGTGGGTTCGAAAGTAAACCTCGAGCGCAGCATGATGATGAATGGACGTTTGGATGGACACATTGTTCAGGGACATGTTGACCAGACTGCTACTTGTGTAAAAGTAGAAGAAGCCGACGGTAGCTGGTACTACACTTTTGAATACGAATTTGATATTGAAAAAGCTAGGCAAGGATACATGACCGTTGAAAAAGGGTCGGTAACAGTTAATGGTGTTAGCCTTACTGTGGTCAACTCTAAAGACAATTCTTTTCAGGTGGCCATTATTCCTTTTACCCAGGAAGTAACCAATTTTCACACATTTAAAGTGGGAACGGTTATTAACCTGGAGTTTGATATTATTGGCAAGTACCTGAGTAAATTAAATTCGTACAGCAAATAG
- a CDS encoding dihydroneopterin aldolase, with translation MAKIRVKNLLIRTYIGFNPDELVNKQDVLINLEIETDIPQSALESDEPEDIFNYKVITKKIIALVQEGRFKLLEVLTQNILDTIMEDKKVKWARVEVDKPHALRFAESVSMEMEASR, from the coding sequence ATGGCAAAAATACGTGTAAAAAATCTGTTGATTCGAACCTATATCGGGTTTAATCCCGACGAGTTGGTAAACAAGCAGGATGTGCTTATTAATCTTGAAATTGAAACAGACATTCCGCAATCGGCTTTGGAATCAGACGAACCCGAAGATATTTTTAACTACAAAGTAATTACAAAAAAAATTATTGCCCTGGTGCAGGAAGGGCGTTTCAAATTGCTGGAAGTGCTTACCCAAAATATACTGGATACCATAATGGAAGATAAAAAGGTTAAATGGGCCCGTGTTGAAGTGGATAAACCGCATGCCCTTCGTTTTGCCGAATCGGTTTCGATGGAAATGGAGGCTTCGCGATGA